In a genomic window of Macaca nemestrina isolate mMacNem1 chromosome 18, mMacNem.hap1, whole genome shotgun sequence:
- the LOC105494021 gene encoding adhesion G-protein coupled receptor G5 isoform X2: MDHCGTLFMCLCLLTLQNATAETWKELLSYMENMQVSRARSPFFHLRQLHQLEQMLLNTSFPGYNLTLQTPAIQSLAFKLSCNFSGLSLSSATLKRVPQARGQHARGQYAWGQHAMQFPAELTQDACKTRPGELRLICIYFSNAHFFKDENNSSLLNNYVLGAQLSHGHVNNLRDPVNISFWHNQSLEGYTLSCVFWKEGARKQPWGGWSPEGCRTEQPSHSQVLCRCNHLTYFAVLMQFSPALVPAELLAPLTYISLVGCSISIVASLITVLLHFHSRKKIDSLARIHMNLHASVLLLNITFLLSPAFAMSPVPQSACTALAAALHYALLSCLTWMAIEGFNLYLLLGRVYNIYIRRYVLKLGVLGWGVPALLVLLCLSVKSSVYGPHTIPVFNSWENGTGFQNMSIPPCCTYPGSDSSRSALGTARPLKPSQSDKNAVGAGLGGGKERQRGRPLGAGGHATAFFIAPPCR; this comes from the exons ATGGATCACTGTGGTACTCTTTTCATGTGCCTGTGCCTTCTGACTTTGCAGAATGCAACAGCAG AGACATGGAAAGAACTCCTCAGCTACATGGAGAATATGCAAGTGTCCAGAGCCCGGAGCCCGTTTTTTCACCTTCG TCAACTTCACCAGCTGGAGCAGATGCTACTGAACACCAGCTTCCCGGGCTACAACCTGACCTTGCAGACACCCGCCATCCAGTCTCTGGCCTTCAAGCTGAGCTGCAACTTCTCTGGCCTCTCACTGAGCAGTGCCACTCTGAAGCGGGTGCCCCAG GCCCGGGGTCAGCATGCCCGGGGTCAGTATGCCTGGGGTCAGCATGCCATGCAGTTCCCCGCCGAGCTGACCCAGGATGCCTGCAAGACCCGGCCCGGGGAGCTGCGGCTCATCTGTATCTACTTCTCCAATGCCCACTTTTTCAAG GATGAAAACAACTCATCTCTGCTCAATAACTACGTCCTGGGGGCCCAGCTGAGTCATGGACACGTGAACAACCTCAGGGATCCGGTGAACATCAGCTTCTGGCACAACCAAAGCCTG GAAGGCTATACCCTGAGCTGTGTCTTCTggaaggagggagccaggaaaCAGCCCTGGGGCGGCTGGAGCCCTGAGGGCTGTCGTACAGAGCAGCCCTCCCACTCTCAGGTGCTCTGCCGCTGCAACCACCTCACCTactttgctgttctcatg CAATTCTCCCCGGCCCTGGTCCCTGCAGAGTTGCTGGCACCTCTTACATACATCTCCCTCGTGGGCTGCAGCATCTCCATCGTGGCCTCACTGATCACGGTCCTGTTGCACTTCCATTCCAG GAAGAAGATTGACTCTTTAGCACGCATCCATATGAACCTGCACGCCTCCGTGCTGCTCCTGAACATCACCTTCCTGCTGAGCCCCGCATTTGCCATGTCTCCTGTGCCCCAGTCAGCGTGCACGGCTCTGGCTGCTGCCCTGCACTACGCGCTGCTCAGCTGCCTCACCTGGATGGCCATCGAGGGcttcaacctctacctcctcCTCGGGCGTGTCTACAACATCTACATCCGCAGATATGTGCTCAAGCTTGGTGTGCTAGGCTGGG GGGTCCCAGCCCTCCTGGTGCTGCTTTGCCTCTCTGTCAAGAGCTCAGTGTACGGACCCCACACAATCCCCGTCTTCAACAGCTGGGAGAATGGCACGGGCTTCCAGAACATGTCCAT ACCACCTTGCTGCACCTACCCAGGCTCCGACTCCTCCCGATCTGCCCTGGGCACTGCCAGGCCTCTCAAGCCCTCCCAGTCGGACAAGAATGCTGTGGGGGCTGGGCTTGGGGGAGGCAAGGAGAGGCAGCGAGGTAGGCCTTTGGGGGCCGGGGGACACGCTACTGCTTTTTTTATAGCCCCTCCCTGCAGGTGA
- the LOC105494021 gene encoding adhesion G-protein coupled receptor G5 isoform X1, producing MDHCGTLFMCLCLLTLQNATAETWKELLSYMENMQVSRARSPFFHLRQLHQLEQMLLNTSFPGYNLTLQTPAIQSLAFKLSCNFSGLSLSSATLKRVPQARGQHARGQYAWGQHAMQFPAELTQDACKTRPGELRLICIYFSNAHFFKDENNSSLLNNYVLGAQLSHGHVNNLRDPVNISFWHNQSLEGYTLSCVFWKEGARKQPWGGWSPEGCRTEQPSHSQVLCRCNHLTYFAVLMQFSPALVPAELLAPLTYISLVGCSISIVASLITVLLHFHSRKKIDSLARIHMNLHASVLLLNITFLLSPAFAMSPVPQSACTALAAALHYALLSCLTWMAIEGFNLYLLLGRVYNIYIRRYVLKLGVLGWGVPALLVLLCLSVKSSVYGPHTIPVFNSWENGTGFQNMSMCWVRSPVVHSVLVMGYGGLTSLFNLVVLAWALWTLRRLRVRADAPNARACHDTVTVLGLTVLLGTTWALAFFSFGIFLLPQLFLFTILNSLYGFFLFLWFCSQRCRSEAEAKAQVEAFSSSQTTP from the exons ATGGATCACTGTGGTACTCTTTTCATGTGCCTGTGCCTTCTGACTTTGCAGAATGCAACAGCAG AGACATGGAAAGAACTCCTCAGCTACATGGAGAATATGCAAGTGTCCAGAGCCCGGAGCCCGTTTTTTCACCTTCG TCAACTTCACCAGCTGGAGCAGATGCTACTGAACACCAGCTTCCCGGGCTACAACCTGACCTTGCAGACACCCGCCATCCAGTCTCTGGCCTTCAAGCTGAGCTGCAACTTCTCTGGCCTCTCACTGAGCAGTGCCACTCTGAAGCGGGTGCCCCAG GCCCGGGGTCAGCATGCCCGGGGTCAGTATGCCTGGGGTCAGCATGCCATGCAGTTCCCCGCCGAGCTGACCCAGGATGCCTGCAAGACCCGGCCCGGGGAGCTGCGGCTCATCTGTATCTACTTCTCCAATGCCCACTTTTTCAAG GATGAAAACAACTCATCTCTGCTCAATAACTACGTCCTGGGGGCCCAGCTGAGTCATGGACACGTGAACAACCTCAGGGATCCGGTGAACATCAGCTTCTGGCACAACCAAAGCCTG GAAGGCTATACCCTGAGCTGTGTCTTCTggaaggagggagccaggaaaCAGCCCTGGGGCGGCTGGAGCCCTGAGGGCTGTCGTACAGAGCAGCCCTCCCACTCTCAGGTGCTCTGCCGCTGCAACCACCTCACCTactttgctgttctcatg CAATTCTCCCCGGCCCTGGTCCCTGCAGAGTTGCTGGCACCTCTTACATACATCTCCCTCGTGGGCTGCAGCATCTCCATCGTGGCCTCACTGATCACGGTCCTGTTGCACTTCCATTCCAG GAAGAAGATTGACTCTTTAGCACGCATCCATATGAACCTGCACGCCTCCGTGCTGCTCCTGAACATCACCTTCCTGCTGAGCCCCGCATTTGCCATGTCTCCTGTGCCCCAGTCAGCGTGCACGGCTCTGGCTGCTGCCCTGCACTACGCGCTGCTCAGCTGCCTCACCTGGATGGCCATCGAGGGcttcaacctctacctcctcCTCGGGCGTGTCTACAACATCTACATCCGCAGATATGTGCTCAAGCTTGGTGTGCTAGGCTGGG GGGTCCCAGCCCTCCTGGTGCTGCTTTGCCTCTCTGTCAAGAGCTCAGTGTACGGACCCCACACAATCCCCGTCTTCAACAGCTGGGAGAATGGCACGGGCTTCCAGAACATGTCCAT GTGCTGGGTTCGGAGCCCTGTGGTACACAGTGTCCTGGTCATGGGCTACGGTGGCCTCACGTCCCTTTTCAACCTGGTGGTGCTGGCCTGGGCGCTGTGGACCCTGCGCAGGCTGCGGGTGCGGGCGGACGCACCGAATGCCAGGGCCTGCCATGACACTGTCACCGTGCTGGGCCTCACCGTGCTGCTGGGAACCACCTGGGCCttggccttcttttcttttggcaTCTTCCTGCTGCCCCAGCTGTTCCTCTTCACCATCTTAAACTCGCTCTACG GTTTCTTCCTTTTCCTGTGGTTCTGCTCCCAGCGATGCCGCTCAGAAGCAGAGGCCAAGGCACAGGTAGAGGCCTTCAGCTCCTCCCAGACAACGCCGTAG